The Ziziphus jujuba cultivar Dongzao chromosome 7, ASM3175591v1 genome includes a region encoding these proteins:
- the LOC107425556 gene encoding TSL-kinase interacting protein 1 isoform X2, translated as MRAARLQNKRTSKVPRGCSATLRGTGANKFRRTDQGGHNIKDKKDEQASSSSAVDGLCMKLPNGSTYLSGTTELPGHKLCPGQTYVPHTKIKLQLFPIDEVTGKGLEKDGHHPYLELTLKARKKISSVIKHLNSKWGNSKIALGEPMLVPYNIREHMSGCRRWTLHDSDISAGDVHASIGGPAIFRLRYGWFSTVDHKSSEECSTSSTTRVDCLQSEGTHRGFTTDTKKTNEEGIQTVVTSEDAKSIRDDGQRMESNHGLSSVQWVDGLTNISIGGLLSEASLQAKFNSSDPKSIGSATYMHHTKINPDSRSLGFWDDSLTNISIGGLLFEASLKEKFSNSDAKVIGSNRDLQATRLISDSLDAFISAQNCFQGSRPSTHDSRSSILDAEETCHAFPFQKVSSSGKVLASGGISRGCSQNSGSKSLRFPKLAEVKSQAGAPTEQACQESETDLSLCSRAYNDESSLGLTGIKWSDSLGPFDLGQPASRKIINGDSISLSGFVK; from the exons ATGAGAGCAGCTAGACTGCAGAACAAGAGGACAAGCAAGGTTCCCAGAGGGTGCAGTGCTACTTTACGTGGTACTGGAGCCAACAAATTTAGAAGGACTGATCAAGGTGGCCACAATATAAAAG ACAAGAAAGATGAGCAGGCCTCTTCTTCTAGTGCAGTTGATGGGTTGTGTATGAAGCTTCCAAATGGAAGTACATATCTTTCTGGAACAACAGAATTGCCTGGACATAAGCTTTGTCCAGGACAAACATATGTTCCTCATACAAAGATCAAGTTACAGCTTTTCCCGATTGATGAAGTCACTGGCAAGGGGTTGGAAAAG GATGGACATCATCCATATTTGGAACTCACCCTAAAAGCTCGGAAGAAGATTTCTTCTGTGATTAAGCACCTTAATAGCAAATGGGGAAATTCAAAGATTGCTCTTGGTGAGCCAATGCTAGTCCCATATAATATACGCGAGCATATGTCTGGTTGCAGAAGATGGACATTGCATGACAGTGACATTAGTGCAGGAGATGTCCACGCATCTATTGGAGGCCCTGCAATCTTCCGCTTAAG GTATGGCTGGTTCTCAACTGTTGATCATAAAAGCTCTGAAGAGTGTTCTACATCATCAACTACCCGTGTAGATTGTTTACAATCTGAAGGCACACATAGAGGTTTTACCACTgacacaaaaaaaacaaatgaagagGGAATACAAACTGTGGTAACAAGTGAAGATGCCAAATCAATCAGG GATGATGGACAAAGGATGGAAAGTAACCATGGACTATCATCAGTTCAGTGGGTTGATGGTCTAACTAATATAAGCATTGGAGGCCTCCTGTCTGAAGCATCTTTACAGGCCAAGTTCAATAGCAGTGATCCAAAATCAATAGGGAGCGCTACATACATGCATCATACTAAAATAAACCCTGATTCAAGATCATTGGGATTCTGGGATGATAGTTTAACAAATATTAGCATTGGTGGCCTCTTATTTGAAGCATCCTTAAAGGAGAAGTTCAGTAATTCTGATGCTAAAGTTATTGGAAGCAATAGAGATTTGCAGGCAACACGATTAATTTCTGATTCACTTGATGCTTTTATTTCTGCGCAAAATTGTTTTCAAGGTTCAAGGCCATCTACTCATGACTCACGCTCATCTATTCTGGATGCTGAAGAAACATGCCATGCATTCCCTTTTCAAAAAGTATCTTCCTCAGGAAAAGTTTTGGCTTCAGGAGGAATTTCTAGAGGATGCAGCCAGAATTCTGGTTCCAAGTCATTAAGATTTCCTAAATTGGCAGAG GTCAAGAGCCAAGCGGGGGCTCCAACTGAGCAGGCTTGTCAAGAGTCTGAGACAGATCTTTCACTTTGTTCACGAGCATATAACGATGAAAGCAGCCTTGGGCTGACTGGCATCAAATGG AGTGATTCATTGGGACCCTTCGATCTTGGCCAACCTGCCTccagaaaaattataaatggaGATAGTATAAGCCTCAGTGGATTTGTTAAGTAG
- the LOC107425557 gene encoding probable serine/threonine-protein kinase At1g54610 isoform X3: MGCILDKTSTNSPSQEGLEKLKLDGGYVKGGHEGRPINRKQPGKDPRKRHHQDRSVKKVVAVNGGGEAQKESDTNGGGGGNVVKKVQNVKKKNIEGYELVNGWPKWLVDNIPEDVLAGLVPKSADSYEKLAKIGHGTYSNVYKARDRDTGKVVALKKVRFDTSDPESIKFMAREIMMLQRLDHPNVIKLEGLATSRMQYSLYLVFDFMQSDLARIINCPGLRLTEPQVKCYMQQLLSGLQHCHERGILHRDIKASNLLIDKNGMLKIADFGLANFFPPQQRRPLTSRVVTLWYRAPELLLGSTDYGVGIDLWSAGCLLPEMFTGKPLMPGRTEVEQLHKIFKLCGSPPDDYWRKLRPSTSFRPQNYKPSFEDAFKVFPSSSFGLLTKLLALDPESRGTAASSLQNEFFTSYPLACELSALPVMYQEEAEPIRAKERKKHHRKNLQISACKAKR, encoded by the exons ATGGGTTGTATTCTGGACAAGACTTCTACAAATTCGCCTTCTCAGGAAGGCCTTGAAAAGCTGAAATTGGACGGTGGATATGTTAAGGGAGGTCATGAAGGGAGACCCATTAACCGAAAGCAGCCCGGTAAGGATCCCAGAAAGCGGCACCATCAAGATAGGAGTGTCAAGAAAGTGGTTGCTGTTAATGGTGGTGGAGAGGCGCAGAAGGAGAGTGATACTAATGGAGGGGGTGGTGGGAATGTTGTTAAGAAAGTACAGaatgtgaagaagaagaatattgaAGGATATGAGCTTGTTAATGGGTGGCCAAAGTGGCTTGTTGATAACATACCTGAAGATGTTTTGGCTGGTTTGGTTCCAAAGAGTGCTGATTCCTATGAGAAACTTGCTAAG ATAGGCCATGGAACATATAGCAATGTTTATAAAGCTCGAGACAGAGATACAGGAAAAGTTGTGGCCTTGAAGAAGGTACGGTTTGATACATCAGACCCAGAGAGTATCAAATTTATGGCAAGGGAGATTATGATGCTGCAGAGACTGGATCATCCTAATGTGATCAAGCTGGAAGGGCTTGCTACATCAAGAATGCAATATAGTCTTTATCTGGTTTTTGATTTCATGCAGTCGGATTTGGCCAGAATCATTAATTGTCCTGGACTGAGGCTTACTGAACCACAg GTCAAATGCTACATGCAGCAGCTGCTCTCTGGTCTCCAGCATTGCCACGAGAGGGGAATTTTACACAGGGACATCAAAGCTTCCAATCTGCTAATAGACAAAAATGGGATGCTAAAGATAGCAGATTTTGGACTGGCAAATTTCTTTCCTCCCCAACAAAGACGCCCACTTACAAGCCGAGTTGTGACACTCTGGTACAGGGCTCCAGAGCTGTTGTTGGGTTCAACAGACTATGGAGTTGGTATAGATCTTTGGAGTGCAGGGTGCCTTTTGCCTGAGATGTTTACTGGCAAGCCATTGATGCCGGGGAGGACTGAG GTTGAGCAGCTTCATAAGATCTTTAAGCTTTGTGGTTCACCCCCAGATGATTACTGGAGAAAATTAAGACCCTCAACAAGCTTCAGACCACAGAACTACAAACCTAGTTTTGAAGATGCTTTCAAGGTCTTTCCTAGTTCTTCATTTGGTCTCTTGACAAAACTTCTTGCTTTGGATCCAGAATCTCGTGGCACTGCTGCTTCTTCTCTCCAAAATGAG TTCTTTACTTCATATCCGTTGGCATGTGAACTATCAGCTTTGCCAGTAATGTACCAGGAGGAAGCTGAACCAATTCGAGCCAAGGAACGCAAGAAGCATCATCg GAAAAATTTGCAGATCTCGGCATGCAAAGCCAAGAGATAA
- the LOC107425557 gene encoding probable serine/threonine-protein kinase At1g54610 isoform X1, translating into MGCILDKTSTNSPSQEGLEKLKLDGGYVKGGHEGRPINRKQPGKDPRKRHHQDRSVKKVVAVNGGGEAQKESDTNGGGGGNVVKKVQNVKKKNIEGYELVNGWPKWLVDNIPEDVLAGLVPKSADSYEKLAKIGHGTYSNVYKARDRDTGKVVALKKVRFDTSDPESIKFMAREIMMLQRLDHPNVIKLEGLATSRMQYSLYLVFDFMQSDLARIINCPGLRLTEPQVKCYMQQLLSGLQHCHERGILHRDIKASNLLIDKNGMLKIADFGLANFFPPQQRRPLTSRVVTLWYRAPELLLGSTDYGVGIDLWSAGCLLPEMFTGKPLMPGRTEVEQLHKIFKLCGSPPDDYWRKLRPSTSFRPQNYKPSFEDAFKVFPSSSFGLLTKLLALDPESRGTAASSLQNEFFTSYPLACELSALPVMYQEEAEPIRAKERKKHHRRKVSKSKQSRTNLCEVYKGKEVPEQSKADFEPSNKVNLHQFEKFADLGMQSQEISSSSYVHSQEMNNSESSTSSSTKPNTYDHHLHHSLQASLSPILRDFHQKRTAITEGHPNALKNINPNALRSLRNFTLLQASITDIINHKPGINATSSQLRRSISTLDFRNLDPEKLSSLFASSDKE; encoded by the exons ATGGGTTGTATTCTGGACAAGACTTCTACAAATTCGCCTTCTCAGGAAGGCCTTGAAAAGCTGAAATTGGACGGTGGATATGTTAAGGGAGGTCATGAAGGGAGACCCATTAACCGAAAGCAGCCCGGTAAGGATCCCAGAAAGCGGCACCATCAAGATAGGAGTGTCAAGAAAGTGGTTGCTGTTAATGGTGGTGGAGAGGCGCAGAAGGAGAGTGATACTAATGGAGGGGGTGGTGGGAATGTTGTTAAGAAAGTACAGaatgtgaagaagaagaatattgaAGGATATGAGCTTGTTAATGGGTGGCCAAAGTGGCTTGTTGATAACATACCTGAAGATGTTTTGGCTGGTTTGGTTCCAAAGAGTGCTGATTCCTATGAGAAACTTGCTAAG ATAGGCCATGGAACATATAGCAATGTTTATAAAGCTCGAGACAGAGATACAGGAAAAGTTGTGGCCTTGAAGAAGGTACGGTTTGATACATCAGACCCAGAGAGTATCAAATTTATGGCAAGGGAGATTATGATGCTGCAGAGACTGGATCATCCTAATGTGATCAAGCTGGAAGGGCTTGCTACATCAAGAATGCAATATAGTCTTTATCTGGTTTTTGATTTCATGCAGTCGGATTTGGCCAGAATCATTAATTGTCCTGGACTGAGGCTTACTGAACCACAg GTCAAATGCTACATGCAGCAGCTGCTCTCTGGTCTCCAGCATTGCCACGAGAGGGGAATTTTACACAGGGACATCAAAGCTTCCAATCTGCTAATAGACAAAAATGGGATGCTAAAGATAGCAGATTTTGGACTGGCAAATTTCTTTCCTCCCCAACAAAGACGCCCACTTACAAGCCGAGTTGTGACACTCTGGTACAGGGCTCCAGAGCTGTTGTTGGGTTCAACAGACTATGGAGTTGGTATAGATCTTTGGAGTGCAGGGTGCCTTTTGCCTGAGATGTTTACTGGCAAGCCATTGATGCCGGGGAGGACTGAG GTTGAGCAGCTTCATAAGATCTTTAAGCTTTGTGGTTCACCCCCAGATGATTACTGGAGAAAATTAAGACCCTCAACAAGCTTCAGACCACAGAACTACAAACCTAGTTTTGAAGATGCTTTCAAGGTCTTTCCTAGTTCTTCATTTGGTCTCTTGACAAAACTTCTTGCTTTGGATCCAGAATCTCGTGGCACTGCTGCTTCTTCTCTCCAAAATGAG TTCTTTACTTCATATCCGTTGGCATGTGAACTATCAGCTTTGCCAGTAATGTACCAGGAGGAAGCTGAACCAATTCGAGCCAAGGAACGCAAGAAGCATCATCg TCGGAAGGTTTCAAAATCAAAGCAATCTCGAACAAATCTTTGTGAGGTTTATAAGGGGAAGGAGGTTCCTGAACAATCCAAGGCAGATTTTGAACCTTCTAATAAGGTAAATTTGCACCAATTT GAAAAATTTGCAGATCTCGGCATGCAAAGCCAAGAGATAAGCAGCAGCAGCTACGTGCACAGCCAAGAGATGAACAATAGTGAAAGCAGCACTTCATCTTCTACAAAACCAAATACGtatgatcatcatcttcatcacagCTTGCAAGCTTCTCTTTCTCCAATTCTTCGTGATTTTCATCAGAAAAGAACTGCCATTACAGAGGGTCATCCTAATGCTCTCAAGAACATAAACCCTAATGCTCTTAGAAGCCTCAGGAACTTCACACTCTTGCAGGCTTCCATCACTGATATCATCAACCACAAACCAGGAATAAATGCCACATCTTCCCAACTCCGAAGGTCCATTTCTACATTGGATTTTCGAAATCTTGATCCGGAGAAATTATCTTCGCTCTTTGCATCGTCTGACAAAGAGTaa
- the LOC107425556 gene encoding TSL-kinase interacting protein 1 isoform X1, protein MRAARLQNKRTSKVPRGCSATLRGTGANKFRRTDQGGHNIKGQGEFLDKKDEQASSSSAVDGLCMKLPNGSTYLSGTTELPGHKLCPGQTYVPHTKIKLQLFPIDEVTGKGLEKDGHHPYLELTLKARKKISSVIKHLNSKWGNSKIALGEPMLVPYNIREHMSGCRRWTLHDSDISAGDVHASIGGPAIFRLRYGWFSTVDHKSSEECSTSSTTRVDCLQSEGTHRGFTTDTKKTNEEGIQTVVTSEDAKSIRDDGQRMESNHGLSSVQWVDGLTNISIGGLLSEASLQAKFNSSDPKSIGSATYMHHTKINPDSRSLGFWDDSLTNISIGGLLFEASLKEKFSNSDAKVIGSNRDLQATRLISDSLDAFISAQNCFQGSRPSTHDSRSSILDAEETCHAFPFQKVSSSGKVLASGGISRGCSQNSGSKSLRFPKLAEVKSQAGAPTEQACQESETDLSLCSRAYNDESSLGLTGIKWSDSLGPFDLGQPASRKIINGDSISLSGFVK, encoded by the exons ATGAGAGCAGCTAGACTGCAGAACAAGAGGACAAGCAAGGTTCCCAGAGGGTGCAGTGCTACTTTACGTGGTACTGGAGCCAACAAATTTAGAAGGACTGATCAAGGTGGCCACAATATAAAAG GTCAAGGTGAATTTCTAGACAAGAAAGATGAGCAGGCCTCTTCTTCTAGTGCAGTTGATGGGTTGTGTATGAAGCTTCCAAATGGAAGTACATATCTTTCTGGAACAACAGAATTGCCTGGACATAAGCTTTGTCCAGGACAAACATATGTTCCTCATACAAAGATCAAGTTACAGCTTTTCCCGATTGATGAAGTCACTGGCAAGGGGTTGGAAAAG GATGGACATCATCCATATTTGGAACTCACCCTAAAAGCTCGGAAGAAGATTTCTTCTGTGATTAAGCACCTTAATAGCAAATGGGGAAATTCAAAGATTGCTCTTGGTGAGCCAATGCTAGTCCCATATAATATACGCGAGCATATGTCTGGTTGCAGAAGATGGACATTGCATGACAGTGACATTAGTGCAGGAGATGTCCACGCATCTATTGGAGGCCCTGCAATCTTCCGCTTAAG GTATGGCTGGTTCTCAACTGTTGATCATAAAAGCTCTGAAGAGTGTTCTACATCATCAACTACCCGTGTAGATTGTTTACAATCTGAAGGCACACATAGAGGTTTTACCACTgacacaaaaaaaacaaatgaagagGGAATACAAACTGTGGTAACAAGTGAAGATGCCAAATCAATCAGG GATGATGGACAAAGGATGGAAAGTAACCATGGACTATCATCAGTTCAGTGGGTTGATGGTCTAACTAATATAAGCATTGGAGGCCTCCTGTCTGAAGCATCTTTACAGGCCAAGTTCAATAGCAGTGATCCAAAATCAATAGGGAGCGCTACATACATGCATCATACTAAAATAAACCCTGATTCAAGATCATTGGGATTCTGGGATGATAGTTTAACAAATATTAGCATTGGTGGCCTCTTATTTGAAGCATCCTTAAAGGAGAAGTTCAGTAATTCTGATGCTAAAGTTATTGGAAGCAATAGAGATTTGCAGGCAACACGATTAATTTCTGATTCACTTGATGCTTTTATTTCTGCGCAAAATTGTTTTCAAGGTTCAAGGCCATCTACTCATGACTCACGCTCATCTATTCTGGATGCTGAAGAAACATGCCATGCATTCCCTTTTCAAAAAGTATCTTCCTCAGGAAAAGTTTTGGCTTCAGGAGGAATTTCTAGAGGATGCAGCCAGAATTCTGGTTCCAAGTCATTAAGATTTCCTAAATTGGCAGAG GTCAAGAGCCAAGCGGGGGCTCCAACTGAGCAGGCTTGTCAAGAGTCTGAGACAGATCTTTCACTTTGTTCACGAGCATATAACGATGAAAGCAGCCTTGGGCTGACTGGCATCAAATGG AGTGATTCATTGGGACCCTTCGATCTTGGCCAACCTGCCTccagaaaaattataaatggaGATAGTATAAGCCTCAGTGGATTTGTTAAGTAG
- the LOC107425557 gene encoding probable serine/threonine-protein kinase At1g54610 isoform X2, with protein MGCILDKTSTNSPSQEGLEKLKLDGGYVKGGHEGRPINRKQPGKDPRKRHHQDRSVKKVVAVNGGGEAQKESDTNGGGGGNVVKKVQNVKKKNIEGYELVNGWPKWLVDNIPEDVLAGLVPKSADSYEKLAKIGHGTYSNVYKARDRDTGKVVALKKVRFDTSDPESIKFMAREIMMLQRLDHPNVIKLEGLATSRMQYSLYLVFDFMQSDLARIINCPGLRLTEPQVKCYMQQLLSGLQHCHERGILHRDIKASNLLIDKNGMLKIADFGLANFFPPQQRRPLTSRVVTLWYRAPELLLGSTDYGVGIDLWSAGCLLPEMFTGKPLMPGRTEVEQLHKIFKLCGSPPDDYWRKLRPSTSFRPQNYKPSFEDAFKVFPSSSFGLLTKLLALDPESRGTAASSLQNEFFTSYPLACELSALPVMYQEEAEPIRAKERKKHHRRKVSKSKQSRTNLCEVYKGKEVPEQSKADFEPSNKEKFADLGMQSQEISSSSYVHSQEMNNSESSTSSSTKPNTYDHHLHHSLQASLSPILRDFHQKRTAITEGHPNALKNINPNALRSLRNFTLLQASITDIINHKPGINATSSQLRRSISTLDFRNLDPEKLSSLFASSDKE; from the exons ATGGGTTGTATTCTGGACAAGACTTCTACAAATTCGCCTTCTCAGGAAGGCCTTGAAAAGCTGAAATTGGACGGTGGATATGTTAAGGGAGGTCATGAAGGGAGACCCATTAACCGAAAGCAGCCCGGTAAGGATCCCAGAAAGCGGCACCATCAAGATAGGAGTGTCAAGAAAGTGGTTGCTGTTAATGGTGGTGGAGAGGCGCAGAAGGAGAGTGATACTAATGGAGGGGGTGGTGGGAATGTTGTTAAGAAAGTACAGaatgtgaagaagaagaatattgaAGGATATGAGCTTGTTAATGGGTGGCCAAAGTGGCTTGTTGATAACATACCTGAAGATGTTTTGGCTGGTTTGGTTCCAAAGAGTGCTGATTCCTATGAGAAACTTGCTAAG ATAGGCCATGGAACATATAGCAATGTTTATAAAGCTCGAGACAGAGATACAGGAAAAGTTGTGGCCTTGAAGAAGGTACGGTTTGATACATCAGACCCAGAGAGTATCAAATTTATGGCAAGGGAGATTATGATGCTGCAGAGACTGGATCATCCTAATGTGATCAAGCTGGAAGGGCTTGCTACATCAAGAATGCAATATAGTCTTTATCTGGTTTTTGATTTCATGCAGTCGGATTTGGCCAGAATCATTAATTGTCCTGGACTGAGGCTTACTGAACCACAg GTCAAATGCTACATGCAGCAGCTGCTCTCTGGTCTCCAGCATTGCCACGAGAGGGGAATTTTACACAGGGACATCAAAGCTTCCAATCTGCTAATAGACAAAAATGGGATGCTAAAGATAGCAGATTTTGGACTGGCAAATTTCTTTCCTCCCCAACAAAGACGCCCACTTACAAGCCGAGTTGTGACACTCTGGTACAGGGCTCCAGAGCTGTTGTTGGGTTCAACAGACTATGGAGTTGGTATAGATCTTTGGAGTGCAGGGTGCCTTTTGCCTGAGATGTTTACTGGCAAGCCATTGATGCCGGGGAGGACTGAG GTTGAGCAGCTTCATAAGATCTTTAAGCTTTGTGGTTCACCCCCAGATGATTACTGGAGAAAATTAAGACCCTCAACAAGCTTCAGACCACAGAACTACAAACCTAGTTTTGAAGATGCTTTCAAGGTCTTTCCTAGTTCTTCATTTGGTCTCTTGACAAAACTTCTTGCTTTGGATCCAGAATCTCGTGGCACTGCTGCTTCTTCTCTCCAAAATGAG TTCTTTACTTCATATCCGTTGGCATGTGAACTATCAGCTTTGCCAGTAATGTACCAGGAGGAAGCTGAACCAATTCGAGCCAAGGAACGCAAGAAGCATCATCg TCGGAAGGTTTCAAAATCAAAGCAATCTCGAACAAATCTTTGTGAGGTTTATAAGGGGAAGGAGGTTCCTGAACAATCCAAGGCAGATTTTGAACCTTCTAATAAG GAAAAATTTGCAGATCTCGGCATGCAAAGCCAAGAGATAAGCAGCAGCAGCTACGTGCACAGCCAAGAGATGAACAATAGTGAAAGCAGCACTTCATCTTCTACAAAACCAAATACGtatgatcatcatcttcatcacagCTTGCAAGCTTCTCTTTCTCCAATTCTTCGTGATTTTCATCAGAAAAGAACTGCCATTACAGAGGGTCATCCTAATGCTCTCAAGAACATAAACCCTAATGCTCTTAGAAGCCTCAGGAACTTCACACTCTTGCAGGCTTCCATCACTGATATCATCAACCACAAACCAGGAATAAATGCCACATCTTCCCAACTCCGAAGGTCCATTTCTACATTGGATTTTCGAAATCTTGATCCGGAGAAATTATCTTCGCTCTTTGCATCGTCTGACAAAGAGTaa